DNA sequence from the Sulfurimonas sp. HSL3-7 genome:
GGTGATCCTGTTCAAATCGCTGGGCTATACGGACCGGGATGCACTCTACACTCCTTACAATTACAAGGGGATGTGCATCGGCTTTCGCGATCACGGCCTAAGCGACCTGATCGGTTTTACCTACCGTTTCTGGAATGCGGACAAAGCGGCAGACCACTTTATCGCATCGCTTCTCCCCATCAACGAAGAGAACCCCGAGAGCACCGTTTTTGTCATTCTCGACGGCGAGAATGCATGGGAGTTCTTCCCCAACAATGCCTTTGACTTTTTTGAGGCGCTCTATACCAGATTGGACCATACAGCCTGGTGCCGAACACTTCATATGGATGAGGTTGCCGCACTTGAGGCCAGGCCTCTAGAAAGAGTTGCACCGGGAAGCTGGATCCACGGCGAGTTCAATACCTGGGTGGGGCATCACGAGAAGACCCGCGGATGGGAGCTGCTCTATATCACCAAACGCGATTATGAACATCATCAGGTTAATCTGGACGATGCGACAAAGAGTGCGATAACGAAACACTTTTTGGCGGCGGAATGCTCGGATTGGTTCTGGTGGTACGGTGACGACCATTACACGGAGTTTGGCGCAGAGTTCGACACCCTGTTCCGCTCGCATCTCATCAGCGTCTATGACCTGATGCATATTGCGCCGCCGTCGGACCTTTTTAAACCTATCATAGAGAACAGAAGTACGCAGGATTTTTGGCTGCAGCCGCAATCGCCTATCTCGCCGAATGTCGATGGTACCCATGCCTCCTTTTTTGAATGGGTCGGCTGCGGTGTTGTCGATGAGAGCAAGCTCTTCTCCACGATGGAGAGGGTGAGGGGACCTGTTCGTAAAATACTCTACGGTCAGGATGACCGTAATCTCTATTTCGCCTTTGATGCGGATATGCCACAGCTCAAACAGTGTGACACGCTCCGCATCATTATCGAACCTGTCAAATTTAACGAGATTCTGGCGATCAACCATTGTAATGACGCTCATTATGAAGAGAATTTTGATGGTATCGCCCTCGAGGTGGCGTGCCAACAATGGCTGGAAGTGCGTATCGACAAAAGTGAGATAGAAGCTGATAAGGTGCAGTGCCGTTTTGAACTCTCCGAAGGGAGCCGTGTTCTGCAGACACTGCCGGGATTCGGTGAACTTGAGATTGATCTGCAGACCGATTACAGTGAGAACTGGTTTGCCTAGGAGTTGGTCATGAAAAAAGTCTCTTTGCTGTTGGGTATCCACATGCATCAGCCCGTAGATAATTTCTCTGAAGCGGTGGATGAGGCGATAGCACTCAGCTACGGACCTTTTTTTGAGACGATGGCAAAGTACCCCGATTTTAAATTTGCCGTACACTGCAGCGGCTGGCTGCTTGAACAGATAAGGAGCAAGCACCCCAGGATCTTTTCCGATATGAAGATGTTGACACAAAGAGGGGCCATCGAGTGGATCACCGCAGGCTACTATGAACCCGTGCTCAGTGCCATACCTTCGCGTGACCGTCAAGCCCAGATCGGAAAGCTTAACAGGTATATCAAAAAACATCTCGGCACTGTGCCTCAGGGATTGTGGCTGACAGAACGGGTGTGGGAGTCCTCTCTTGTGCCCGATCTTCATGCTTCAGGTATCCGCTATGCGGTCGTCGACGACTATCACTTTTTAAGCAGCGGTTTCGATGCGGCCAAGATGGACGGCTATTATGAGACTGAAGAGGGGGGCTATCCGCTAGCACTCTTTCCCATCTCGCAACCGCTGCGCTACGCCATCCCGTTTTTCAGTGTGGAACGTTCCATTGACGCGATCCTGCAATACGCCAAAGAAGAGGATTCCGCAGCGATTATCTTTGACGATGCTGAAAAGTTCGGTCTCTGGCCGCAGACGCATGAATGGGTATACGAGAAAAAATGGCTGGAGGGTTTTGTCGAAGCTGTTTTGGAGCATGAATCGATCGAGACGCAACACTACAGCACCTACCTCGAACAGCAGCGCTCCAAAGGGATCGCCTATCTGAACAACACCTCCTATTTTGAGATGGGGGAGTGGAGTCTGCGAAGCGAGCAGACGCTTGCGCTTGAAGCGCTCAAAGAGCAGGTAGGTACCGACTATTTTGATAGGATGGGGGTTGCTTTTATCAAAGGGGGGACCTGGAAGAACTTTTTTGTCAAATACCATGAGAGCAACTACCTTCACAAGCGGATGCTTTCATACAGTGTGCAGCAGGAGAACCTCAAAAAAAGCGCCCTGGAGAGTCTCTACAAGCTACAGACCAATGATGTCTTCTGGCACGGTGTATTCGGCGGCCTTTACCTTCCCAACCTGCGTGACAATGCCTACCGTTATCTGCTTGAGATAGAACGGACACAGGCTAAAAAGAAGATAGCCTACAGGGTAGCCGACATCGATATGGATGGCTTCGAAGAGCTTAAAGTGCTCTCGAAATCACTCTCGACTGTCTTTTCATGCCGTTGGGGCGGTCAAATGGTGGAGTTTGGTTCGCTTGATGCCCTTTTCAATTGGCAAAATACGCTGATGCGCCGCAAAGAGGCCTATCACGAAAAGATACTACACCCCAAGGAAGCGCCGACTGTTCAGAAAGATGAACCGGATGGCGATGCGATTGCGACCATTCACAGCAGCAGCAACCGGATCGATGAGACACTTAAAGCCGGACTGATCTATGACTGGCATCCCAAGCACTCGTTTATAGACCATTTCTCGCCCAATCCTTTCGATATGGAGACCTTTAGAAGTGCCTCCTTTCACGAAGCGGGGGATTTTGCGAACCAGCCCTTCGAACTCGATGCGCAAACGCACACCTTTACACGAAGCGGCGGAATCCATTTGGACAGAAAACATGCGACCGATCTGACAAAGCGGTACCTGTTTGAAGATGATGGCATTACGCTCGATCTTTCCTGTTATTCGGAGTATGAGGGTGAACTCTATTACGGTATGGAGTTCAACCTTCATCTTGCCCATCCGCATCTGGCTCTTCTCAACGGCCAAAAGATCGGTGAGGGGCTGTGCAGCTCGGGTCTCGATACGCTCAGTATCATCGACACGTTTACGCAGAAAAGAGTAACGCTGACCTGCAGCCGAATATGTGATGTCAGTGCCTATACGCTCAAGACGGTTTCGCAAAGCGAAAGCGGTTTTGACACGGTAGCGCAGCAGATCTCACTTCTCTTCTCGTGTCCTTTTAGATCGAAACTGCAACTGAAAATGAAACTGGAGGTATCTGATGTCTGAGATCCGACGCGACAGGCTTCACAACCAGTACGTGCTTATAGCACCGGAACGCCTCCGCAGGCCTGACCTGCATGTGAGCAAAAAAGAGGTGCTTTCGGGGCAGCGGTGCCCTTTCTGCGAGGGCAATGAGACACTGACCCCTCCGGAAATCTATGCTATGCGTGACAATGAGGCGAACAGAGCGGGGTGGAAAACACGTGTCGTCCCCAACCTTTACAAAGCGGTGCAGGTCGAACTTGAAGACAAGTCCCGCCGGGAGGGGATATTTGAGTCTATTCCCGGCGTCGGTGCCCATGAGGTGCTGATCGATTCCGTCTGCCACGAGTGCGGCATCGAAGGGCTTGGTGCAGAAGGCATAGAAAACTGGCTGCGCAGCATGATCATACGGATCAACGATCTAAAGCGCGATATGCGTCTGGTGCACTTGAGTATCTTCAAGAATGTCGGTGCCAATGCAGGTGCGACCCAGGAACATCCCCATACACAGATCCTGGCGCTGCCTGTCACCCCTCAAAACGAACTGCTTTTCCTTGAGCGGAACATGCAGTATTACCGCCGTCACGGCCGTGGAAAAGCGGAAGATATTGTAGAAAATGAGACAGCGGATAAAAAACGTATTGTCGAAGAGGTAGGCGACTTTGTCGCTTTTTGCCCTTTTGCGAGCAGTTTTCCGTTTGAGGTCATGATCGTGCCCAAGCGCAATATTGCCAGCCTTGAAGCGTGTTCACGTGATGATGTCGCCGACCTTTCACTGCTGATCAGAGATCTTTTTCAAAAACTGAAGCGCCAGCTTGGTGATTTTGACTATAATCTCTTTTTCCGCCTGGCGCCGCTCAACCCAAATTTTGAAAATGAACCCTATATGGCAAATCTGCATACGAACTACCGGTTCACCATACGCATTACCCCGCGTATCTACCGTCTCGGCGGATTCGAGATCGCAACAGGCATGGCGATCAATCCTGTTCCTCCCGAAGAGTGTGCCGCACTTCTGAACGCCAAAGAGCCCTTATGAAGGCACTCTTTGCTGCAAGCGAGATCTTTCCTTTCGCAAAGACAGGCGGCCTGGCCGATGTTGCCCATGCCCTGCCCAGAGCATTGAGCAAACAGCTGGAGATTATCTCGGTCAT
Encoded proteins:
- a CDS encoding alpha-amylase/4-alpha-glucanotransferase domain-containing protein → MKKVSLLLGIHMHQPVDNFSEAVDEAIALSYGPFFETMAKYPDFKFAVHCSGWLLEQIRSKHPRIFSDMKMLTQRGAIEWITAGYYEPVLSAIPSRDRQAQIGKLNRYIKKHLGTVPQGLWLTERVWESSLVPDLHASGIRYAVVDDYHFLSSGFDAAKMDGYYETEEGGYPLALFPISQPLRYAIPFFSVERSIDAILQYAKEEDSAAIIFDDAEKFGLWPQTHEWVYEKKWLEGFVEAVLEHESIETQHYSTYLEQQRSKGIAYLNNTSYFEMGEWSLRSEQTLALEALKEQVGTDYFDRMGVAFIKGGTWKNFFVKYHESNYLHKRMLSYSVQQENLKKSALESLYKLQTNDVFWHGVFGGLYLPNLRDNAYRYLLEIERTQAKKKIAYRVADIDMDGFEELKVLSKSLSTVFSCRWGGQMVEFGSLDALFNWQNTLMRRKEAYHEKILHPKEAPTVQKDEPDGDAIATIHSSSNRIDETLKAGLIYDWHPKHSFIDHFSPNPFDMETFRSASFHEAGDFANQPFELDAQTHTFTRSGGIHLDRKHATDLTKRYLFEDDGITLDLSCYSEYEGELYYGMEFNLHLAHPHLALLNGQKIGEGLCSSGLDTLSIIDTFTQKRVTLTCSRICDVSAYTLKTVSQSESGFDTVAQQISLLFSCPFRSKLQLKMKLEVSDV
- a CDS encoding galactose-1-phosphate uridylyltransferase, translating into MSEIRRDRLHNQYVLIAPERLRRPDLHVSKKEVLSGQRCPFCEGNETLTPPEIYAMRDNEANRAGWKTRVVPNLYKAVQVELEDKSRREGIFESIPGVGAHEVLIDSVCHECGIEGLGAEGIENWLRSMIIRINDLKRDMRLVHLSIFKNVGANAGATQEHPHTQILALPVTPQNELLFLERNMQYYRRHGRGKAEDIVENETADKKRIVEEVGDFVAFCPFASSFPFEVMIVPKRNIASLEACSRDDVADLSLLIRDLFQKLKRQLGDFDYNLFFRLAPLNPNFENEPYMANLHTNYRFTIRITPRIYRLGGFEIATGMAINPVPPEECAALLNAKEPL
- a CDS encoding glycoside hydrolase family 57 protein, with amino-acid sequence MNLSFVWHMHQPDYRDASGVMQMPWVFLHAIKDYYDMPWMVARHEGHKATFNITPSLIEQIKLYYDRPQEHDRFLSLWLQDPALLHEADCKWVVKICNSTPFETMVASLPSYAQLYRKEEYENHELLDLEVLFLLAWCGTYLRRNSSLVGALIKKERHYSQEDKQLLLNELSRFTATIFPYYTRLHRQGRISISTTPLNHPILPLLMDMNNATKANVSTQIPRQPMSLEYDALQQVERAKTLFTETFGFVPEGFWPAEGAVDEKSVGLLKECGVKWIATDEVILFKSLGYTDRDALYTPYNYKGMCIGFRDHGLSDLIGFTYRFWNADKAADHFIASLLPINEENPESTVFVILDGENAWEFFPNNAFDFFEALYTRLDHTAWCRTLHMDEVAALEARPLERVAPGSWIHGEFNTWVGHHEKTRGWELLYITKRDYEHHQVNLDDATKSAITKHFLAAECSDWFWWYGDDHYTEFGAEFDTLFRSHLISVYDLMHIAPPSDLFKPIIENRSTQDFWLQPQSPISPNVDGTHASFFEWVGCGVVDESKLFSTMERVRGPVRKILYGQDDRNLYFAFDADMPQLKQCDTLRIIIEPVKFNEILAINHCNDAHYEENFDGIALEVACQQWLEVRIDKSEIEADKVQCRFELSEGSRVLQTLPGFGELEIDLQTDYSENWFA